Proteins encoded within one genomic window of Couchioplanes caeruleus:
- the ureG gene encoding urease accessory protein UreG, producing MHPDDHAHGPDEVAHTHPDPSVDPHTPLRGGPRALRIGIGGPVGSGKTALVAALCRALGAQLRLAVVTNDIYTTEDADFLLRNGVLPAERIRAVETGCCPHTAIRDDISANLDAVEDLEATLGPLDLVLVESGGDNLTATFSKGLIDRQIFVVDVAGGDKVPRKGGPGVTTADLLVINKTDLAPLVGADLSVMDRDARARRGDLPTVFLSLTGDPGAAPVADWIRAMLAARVPAA from the coding sequence TTGCATCCTGACGACCACGCGCACGGTCCTGACGAGGTTGCGCACACGCATCCGGATCCGTCGGTGGACCCGCACACTCCCCTGCGAGGGGGGCCGCGGGCTCTGCGGATCGGCATCGGAGGCCCGGTCGGCTCCGGCAAGACGGCGCTGGTCGCCGCCCTGTGCCGGGCCCTCGGCGCGCAGCTTCGGCTCGCCGTCGTGACCAACGACATCTACACCACCGAGGACGCCGACTTCCTGCTGCGCAACGGCGTCCTGCCGGCCGAGCGGATCCGCGCGGTCGAGACCGGCTGCTGCCCGCACACGGCGATCCGCGACGACATCTCCGCCAACCTGGACGCGGTCGAGGACCTCGAAGCCACGCTGGGGCCGCTCGACCTGGTACTGGTGGAGAGCGGCGGCGACAACCTGACCGCCACCTTCAGCAAGGGCCTGATCGACCGGCAGATCTTCGTGGTGGACGTGGCGGGCGGCGACAAGGTGCCGCGCAAGGGCGGTCCGGGCGTGACGACGGCGGACCTGCTCGTGATCAACAAGACCGACCTCGCCCCGCTCGTCGGCGCCGACCTGTCGGTGATGGACCGCGACGCGCGGGCCCGGCGGGGCGACCTGCCGACGGTGTTCCTGTCGCTGACCGGAGACCCCGGGGCCGCGCCGGTGGCGGACTGGATCCGCGCGATGCTCGCGGCGCGCGTCCCGGCCGCGTGA
- a CDS encoding urease accessory protein UreD: MRAEASIVAEADGRGGTRLTTLRGESPLLPRRTGSRAGPGATVHLVGGAAGPLCGDDLRLTITVGPGASLSVRSVAAQLALPGRAGTPPSRLVVSATVAAGGALLWAPEPLIAAAGCHHLAITDVTVDEGGTLAWRDDLVCGRHAEESGDVRADVTVRYAGRTLHRHELAVGPSAPGWSGAAVLGGARAVGTLILAGPGLPAVALLGGDAVLMPMAGPGRLASAVGRDIREVRAALGPLTVLPRP; the protein is encoded by the coding sequence GTGCGGGCCGAGGCGTCGATCGTCGCGGAGGCGGACGGCAGGGGCGGCACGCGGCTGACGACCCTGCGGGGCGAGTCACCGCTGCTGCCGCGCCGCACCGGCTCGCGCGCCGGCCCCGGGGCGACCGTCCACCTCGTCGGTGGGGCGGCCGGACCGCTGTGCGGGGACGACCTGCGCCTGACGATCACCGTCGGTCCCGGTGCGAGCCTGTCGGTACGCAGCGTCGCGGCCCAGCTCGCCCTGCCGGGGCGCGCCGGAACGCCTCCGTCGCGGCTCGTGGTCTCCGCGACGGTCGCGGCAGGCGGTGCCCTGCTTTGGGCACCCGAGCCGTTGATCGCCGCGGCCGGTTGTCACCACCTCGCGATCACCGACGTGACGGTCGACGAGGGTGGCACCCTGGCGTGGCGCGACGACCTGGTGTGCGGCCGCCACGCGGAGGAGTCCGGCGACGTCCGGGCGGACGTGACGGTCCGCTACGCCGGCCGTACGCTCCACCGGCACGAGCTCGCCGTCGGCCCGTCGGCGCCGGGCTGGTCGGGCGCCGCGGTGCTCGGTGGCGCCCGCGCGGTCGGCACGCTGATCCTGGCCGGTCCCGGCCTGCCGGCGGTGGCGCTGCTCGGCGGGGACGCGGTGCTGATGCCGATGGCGGGGCCGGGGCGGCTGGCGAGCGCGGTCGGCCGGGACATCCGCGAGGTGCGCGCGGCCCTCGGTCCACTGACCGTGCTGCCCCGCCCCTGA
- a CDS encoding MFS transporter encodes MDARVEAGRPSGELRRALIPFALAQFICSFAGSNMNVMINDMSADLGTTVQGIQIAITIFLLVMAVLMIPGGKLTDRFGRKRCFTAGLVIYGVGALLSAVAPGLGVLIIGNSILEGVGTALLIPPVYILTTLLFTDLASRARAFGAISALGGIGAAAGPLIGGFITSAFSWRASFVLQALIVAVIVVLSRRWVRDPLPPDPTRPFDVGGAVLSAVGLLFIVTGILAADNSLWLMSGLLLAGALVLTWFFVSMRAKERAGREALLSLTLFGSRTSNLGLITQNVQWLMLMGTSFTVSAYLQVVRGYNAVETGLVFTATTVGLLVSSLAAERLATRRAQRTIIVAGFVITIGGVVTGLVLVSGTSPVWTLLPGLCLIGLGLGAMLTPSVNIVQSSFGEEMQGEISGLSRSVSNLGSSLGAALAGTILVAGLTVTPERSYALAMVAVGAAGIIGLIAALLLPRRLGKPAPALGEPAPAA; translated from the coding sequence ATGGACGCTCGGGTCGAGGCGGGACGACCGTCGGGTGAGCTACGCCGGGCACTGATCCCGTTCGCGCTGGCACAGTTCATCTGCAGCTTCGCCGGCTCGAACATGAACGTGATGATCAACGACATGAGCGCCGATCTCGGTACGACGGTGCAGGGTATACAGATCGCCATCACGATCTTCCTGCTCGTGATGGCGGTGCTGATGATCCCGGGCGGGAAGCTGACCGACCGCTTCGGCCGCAAGCGGTGTTTCACCGCCGGGTTGGTCATCTACGGCGTGGGCGCCCTGCTGAGCGCGGTGGCGCCGGGCCTCGGCGTACTCATCATCGGCAACTCGATCCTCGAGGGCGTCGGCACGGCCCTGCTGATCCCGCCCGTCTACATCCTCACCACCCTGCTCTTCACCGACCTCGCCTCGCGGGCCCGGGCGTTCGGCGCGATCAGCGCCCTCGGCGGCATCGGCGCGGCGGCGGGGCCGCTGATCGGCGGGTTCATCACCTCGGCGTTCAGTTGGCGCGCCTCCTTCGTCCTGCAGGCGCTGATCGTCGCGGTGATCGTCGTGCTGAGCCGGCGCTGGGTCCGCGATCCGCTGCCGCCGGATCCGACGCGGCCGTTCGACGTGGGCGGCGCGGTGCTGTCGGCGGTGGGCTTGCTGTTCATCGTCACGGGCATCCTGGCGGCGGACAACAGCCTGTGGCTCATGAGCGGCCTGCTCCTCGCCGGTGCCCTCGTCCTGACGTGGTTCTTCGTGTCGATGCGGGCCAAGGAGCGCGCGGGCCGGGAGGCGTTGCTGTCACTGACGCTGTTCGGCAGCCGTACGTCCAACCTGGGCCTGATCACGCAGAACGTGCAGTGGCTGATGCTGATGGGTACGTCCTTCACCGTGTCGGCGTACCTGCAGGTGGTGCGCGGCTACAACGCCGTCGAGACGGGCCTGGTCTTCACGGCGACGACGGTCGGCCTGCTGGTGTCCTCGCTGGCCGCGGAGCGGCTCGCCACACGACGTGCCCAGCGGACCATCATCGTGGCGGGCTTCGTCATCACCATCGGCGGCGTCGTCACCGGGCTGGTCCTGGTGAGCGGTACGAGCCCCGTGTGGACCCTGCTGCCCGGGCTGTGCCTGATCGGGCTGGGACTGGGCGCGATGCTGACCCCGTCGGTGAACATCGTGCAGTCCAGCTTCGGCGAGGAGATGCAGGGCGAGATCTCCGGCCTCTCCCGCAGTGTCTCCAACCTCGGTTCGTCCCTGGGGGCGGCGCTGGCCGGCACGATCCTCGTCGCGGGCCTCACGGTGACGCCGGAGCGGTCGTACGCCCTGGCGATGGTCGCCGTGGGAGCCGCCGGCATCATCGGCCTGATCGCCGCGCTTCTTCTCCCCCGCCGTCTCGGCAAGCCGGCCCCGGCCCTCGGCGAGCCGGCCCCGGCGGCGTAG
- a CDS encoding YhjD/YihY/BrkB family envelope integrity protein: MGFPRAGTGTALTGTGRVRHRLDRLQQRRAVLGFPYAVIRKYADDGGGREAALITYYGFLSIFPALLLAETVLTRALPRHPEVGHRLFVAMVPPSLRSTVADVASVAPASPVAVAAGLIGLLLSGTGVVLTAARTLNHLAAVPYRSRTGWVSRPLRAVAALVLILGGAVTVGGLVVVVAAYPGVPWLSRVVAVLGEWAIVCAVLTLVARLLLLRPAPVRALWPAAVAGAAAVTITLELGAVVLPRLVRRAGPVYGGFATVAGMFTMLYVLSVALVLAAEIAAVREARLWPRAADGSRPTAADAHALALLAREQERLPGQRIESRLPVGSRLPDVGAGPPTPPGPARRGPGPACRDGGGEEARRSGR, encoded by the coding sequence GTGGGGTTCCCACGTGCTGGCACTGGAACGGCGCTGACCGGCACCGGCCGCGTCCGGCACCGGCTGGACCGCCTGCAGCAGCGGCGGGCGGTCCTGGGATTCCCGTACGCGGTGATCCGCAAGTATGCCGACGACGGCGGCGGTCGTGAGGCGGCGCTCATCACCTACTACGGCTTTCTCAGCATCTTCCCCGCGCTGCTGCTCGCGGAGACGGTCCTCACCCGGGCCCTGCCCCGTCATCCCGAGGTGGGGCACCGGCTTTTCGTCGCCATGGTGCCGCCGTCGCTGCGGTCCACGGTCGCGGACGTGGCGAGCGTGGCACCCGCCTCACCGGTGGCCGTCGCGGCCGGACTCATCGGCCTGCTCCTGTCCGGCACCGGGGTGGTCCTCACCGCGGCGCGGACGCTGAACCATCTCGCCGCGGTCCCGTACCGGTCGCGGACCGGGTGGGTGTCCCGGCCGCTGCGGGCGGTGGCGGCCCTGGTCCTCATCCTGGGTGGTGCGGTCACCGTCGGTGGCCTCGTCGTGGTCGTCGCGGCGTATCCGGGCGTGCCGTGGCTGTCACGAGTCGTGGCTGTCCTGGGGGAGTGGGCGATCGTCTGCGCGGTCCTGACGCTCGTCGCCCGCCTGCTGCTGCTCCGCCCGGCGCCCGTGCGGGCGCTGTGGCCGGCCGCCGTCGCGGGGGCGGCGGCGGTGACGATCACGCTGGAGCTGGGCGCGGTGGTCCTGCCGCGGCTGGTCCGGCGGGCCGGACCCGTCTACGGCGGGTTCGCCACCGTCGCCGGGATGTTCACGATGCTGTACGTGCTCAGCGTCGCCCTGGTGCTCGCCGCGGAGATCGCCGCGGTGCGTGAGGCCCGGCTGTGGCCGCGTGCCGCCGACGGGAGCCGGCCCACCGCGGCGGACGCCCACGCCCTGGCGCTGCTGGCCCGGGAGCAGGAGCGCCTTCCGGGCCAGCGGATCGAGTCCCGGCTGCCGGTCGGGTCCCGGCTGCCGGACGTGGGGGCCGGACCGCCTACGCCGCCGGGGCCGGCTCGCCGAGGGCCGGGGCCGGCTTGCCGAGACGGCGGGGGAGAAGAAGCGCGGCGATCAGGCCGATGA
- a CDS encoding alpha-amylase family glycosyl hydrolase, with protein MTGWPSYPVVFEVDTLPWLTELRRCLGSSATLADLPARVWDELAPAGTNAVWLMGVWERSPAGLEVAGGDAELQRAFRTALPDLTPEDVAGSPYCVRRYVVDARLGGPAALAVARAQLARRGLRLVLDYVPNHVAPDHPAVTAHPDWFVHGTAAERAATPDAWFDLGGRVLAHGRDPYFPPWPDVVQLNAYRSEVRQRTAEVLGHILDQCDGVRCDMAMLLTNDVFGKTWGAHAGPAPFEEFWPVVIGRLRRRHPGAVLIAEAYWDMEWTLQQHGFDFCYDKRLYDRLVHEDAGAVRMHLGARVDYQRRLIRFIENHDEPRAATAFPGGRDRAAAVAVATLPGATLWHDGQFEGRRVQLPVFLGRRPDEPVDGDLARFCRRLIVAAAQVRHGSWILLGVSGWPDNPTHRDLLAWAWHGSLPHHLVVVNLSGHASQGRVLLPWEALRGHDWRLCDLVDGRVYQRDGAELAGAGLYVDLPPWGSHVLALERR; from the coding sequence ATGACCGGATGGCCGTCGTATCCCGTGGTGTTCGAGGTGGACACGCTGCCGTGGCTGACCGAGCTGAGGCGGTGCCTGGGTTCCTCGGCGACGCTGGCCGACCTGCCGGCGCGGGTCTGGGACGAGCTGGCACCGGCGGGCACCAACGCGGTGTGGTTGATGGGAGTGTGGGAGCGCAGTCCGGCGGGCCTGGAGGTGGCGGGCGGCGACGCCGAACTGCAGCGGGCCTTCCGTACGGCTCTGCCTGATCTGACTCCGGAGGACGTCGCCGGTTCGCCCTACTGCGTACGCCGGTATGTCGTCGACGCCCGTCTGGGTGGTCCGGCCGCGCTCGCCGTGGCCCGTGCGCAGCTTGCCCGGCGCGGGCTGCGTCTCGTCCTGGACTACGTGCCGAACCACGTCGCCCCCGACCACCCCGCCGTGACCGCGCATCCGGACTGGTTCGTGCACGGGACCGCCGCCGAGCGGGCGGCGACACCCGACGCGTGGTTCGACCTCGGCGGGCGGGTGCTGGCGCACGGCCGCGATCCGTACTTCCCGCCCTGGCCCGACGTCGTGCAGCTCAACGCCTACCGGAGCGAGGTGCGCCAGCGCACCGCGGAGGTCCTGGGCCACATCCTCGACCAGTGCGACGGCGTCCGCTGCGACATGGCGATGCTGCTCACCAACGACGTGTTCGGCAAGACCTGGGGCGCGCACGCCGGCCCGGCGCCGTTCGAGGAGTTCTGGCCCGTGGTCATCGGCCGGCTGCGCCGCCGGCACCCGGGCGCCGTCCTGATCGCCGAGGCGTACTGGGACATGGAGTGGACGTTGCAGCAGCACGGCTTCGACTTCTGCTACGACAAGCGCCTGTACGACCGCCTCGTCCACGAGGACGCGGGCGCCGTACGGATGCACCTCGGTGCCCGCGTGGACTATCAGCGGCGGCTCATCCGCTTCATCGAGAACCACGACGAGCCCCGCGCGGCCACCGCCTTCCCCGGTGGCCGCGACCGTGCCGCCGCCGTGGCCGTCGCCACGCTCCCGGGCGCCACGCTGTGGCACGACGGCCAGTTCGAGGGCCGGCGGGTGCAGCTTCCGGTGTTCCTGGGCCGGCGTCCGGACGAGCCGGTCGACGGCGACCTCGCCCGCTTCTGTCGGCGCCTGATCGTCGCGGCGGCGCAGGTGCGGCACGGAAGCTGGATCCTGCTCGGCGTCTCCGGCTGGCCGGACAACCCGACACATCGCGACCTGCTGGCCTGGGCCTGGCACGGCAGCCTGCCGCACCATCTGGTCGTCGTCAACCTGTCCGGCCACGCGTCGCAGGGCCGCGTGCTCCTGCCGTGGGAAGCGCTGCGCGGCCACGACTGGCGACTCTGCGACCTCGTGGACGGCCGGGTCTACCAGCGCGACGGCGCCGAGCTCGCGGGCGCCGGCCTCTACGTGGACCTGCCGCCGTGGGGTTCCCACGTGCTGGCACTGGAACGGCGCTGA
- a CDS encoding MGH1-like glycoside hydrolase domain-containing protein — protein MTTADSSGPEQRRLREAGTTGAGWRRWGPYLSERQWGTVREDYSAGGDAWGYLTHDQARSRAYRWGEDGIAGFSDDQQRLCLALAMWNGRDPILKERFFGVTNAEGNHGEDVKEYYFYLDATPTHSYQRMLYKYPHREYPYGDLVATSRSRGRDEFEYELLDTGVFADSRYFDVVAEYAKATPEDVLLRVTVHNRGPEPAELRLLPTLWFRNTWSWGSGGARPSLREVPGVPRATVVAARHAELGDRWLLCQGAHRLLFTNNDTNTERLFSTPNPSPYVKDGIDRFVAGGDTTAVNPAATGTKVAVDIPLTLPAGGSATIRLRLTDEAVVAGAEDDRTAAERFDDIVRQRRAEADEFYAGVLAPQLGDAERKVTRQALAGMLWSKQYFGYDVEQWLTEHGLDPLDARGTRNGDWFHLLAHDIVSMPDTWEYPWFAAWDSAFHAVTLGMVDLAFAKGQLDLLLSRRYLHPNGQVPAYEWNFGDVNPPVHAWATYLLYQLEKSGTGHGDRAWLENAFHKLAKNFTWWLNRKDVDGRNVFQGGFLGLDNIGVFDRSAPLPTGGHLDQADGTAWMALYCQNMLQIAVELAEEDPVYLEQAQTFFEHFAWIAVAVNRTAGKTETMWDEEDGFFYDLLRLPGGGATRLRVRSMVGLLPLAAATVLGPQVTERYPELLDAARDFLDRHPSVSSVLSQGRTGGTRGNRLLALFDEPRLRRILTRLLDEDEFLSPYGLRSLSRHHADRPYELEVDGRRYEVSYLPAESHSGMFGGNSNWRGPIWFPMNALMIRALLNLYVCYGDEFTVECPTGSGTRMTLFEVAREISDRLMRIFLPDADGRRPCYGGQTIFAEDEHWRELVTFSEYFHGDNGAGLGASHQTGWTGLVAVLPHMFAGLTGEDLLERGLIGARRERSGRDTQ, from the coding sequence ATGACGACCGCAGATTCCTCCGGGCCCGAGCAGCGACGGCTGCGCGAGGCCGGCACGACGGGCGCCGGCTGGCGCCGGTGGGGTCCCTACCTGAGCGAGCGGCAATGGGGCACGGTCCGCGAGGACTACAGCGCCGGCGGTGACGCCTGGGGGTATCTCACGCACGACCAGGCGCGCAGCCGCGCGTACCGCTGGGGCGAGGACGGCATCGCCGGCTTCAGCGACGACCAGCAGCGGCTGTGCCTGGCGCTCGCGATGTGGAACGGGCGCGATCCCATCCTCAAGGAGCGGTTCTTCGGGGTGACGAACGCCGAGGGCAACCACGGCGAGGACGTCAAGGAGTACTACTTCTATCTGGACGCCACACCCACGCACTCCTACCAGCGGATGCTCTACAAATACCCGCACCGCGAATATCCGTACGGCGACCTGGTCGCGACCAGCAGGTCCCGCGGCCGCGACGAGTTCGAGTACGAGTTGCTCGACACCGGTGTGTTCGCCGACAGCCGCTACTTCGACGTCGTCGCGGAGTATGCCAAGGCCACACCGGAGGACGTGCTGCTGCGGGTGACCGTGCACAACCGCGGGCCGGAGCCGGCCGAGCTGCGCCTGCTGCCGACCCTGTGGTTCCGCAACACCTGGTCCTGGGGCTCGGGCGGCGCCCGGCCGTCGCTGCGCGAGGTGCCTGGCGTGCCGCGGGCCACGGTCGTCGCGGCGCGCCACGCCGAGCTGGGCGACCGCTGGCTGCTCTGCCAGGGCGCGCACCGCCTGCTGTTCACGAACAACGACACCAACACCGAGCGGCTGTTCAGTACGCCCAACCCGTCGCCGTACGTCAAGGACGGCATCGACCGGTTCGTCGCCGGCGGCGACACCACCGCGGTGAACCCCGCCGCGACCGGGACCAAGGTCGCGGTCGACATCCCGCTGACGCTGCCGGCGGGCGGCTCGGCGACGATCCGGCTGCGGCTCACCGACGAGGCCGTCGTCGCCGGAGCCGAGGACGACCGCACCGCGGCCGAGCGCTTCGACGACATCGTGCGGCAGCGCCGGGCCGAGGCCGACGAGTTCTACGCCGGCGTGCTCGCGCCGCAGCTCGGCGACGCGGAACGGAAGGTGACCCGGCAGGCGCTCGCCGGCATGCTGTGGAGCAAGCAGTACTTCGGGTACGACGTGGAGCAGTGGCTCACCGAACACGGCCTGGACCCGCTCGACGCCCGGGGGACCCGCAACGGCGACTGGTTCCACCTGCTCGCCCACGACATCGTCTCGATGCCCGACACCTGGGAATACCCCTGGTTCGCCGCCTGGGACTCGGCCTTCCACGCGGTCACCCTCGGCATGGTCGACCTCGCCTTCGCCAAGGGACAGCTCGACCTGCTGCTGAGCCGGCGCTACCTGCACCCCAACGGCCAGGTGCCGGCGTACGAGTGGAACTTCGGCGACGTCAACCCGCCGGTGCACGCCTGGGCCACCTACCTGCTGTACCAGCTCGAGAAGTCGGGGACCGGCCACGGTGACCGCGCCTGGCTGGAGAACGCCTTCCACAAGCTCGCCAAGAACTTCACCTGGTGGCTGAACCGCAAGGACGTCGACGGGCGCAACGTCTTCCAGGGCGGCTTCCTCGGCCTGGACAACATCGGCGTCTTCGACCGCAGCGCCCCGCTGCCCACCGGTGGGCACCTCGACCAGGCGGACGGCACCGCATGGATGGCCCTGTACTGCCAGAACATGCTGCAGATAGCCGTCGAGCTGGCCGAGGAGGACCCCGTCTACCTCGAACAGGCGCAGACCTTCTTCGAGCACTTCGCCTGGATCGCGGTCGCCGTCAACCGGACGGCCGGCAAGACCGAGACCATGTGGGATGAGGAGGACGGCTTCTTCTACGACCTGCTGCGCCTGCCCGGCGGCGGCGCCACGCGGCTGCGGGTGCGCTCGATGGTCGGGCTCCTCCCACTGGCCGCGGCGACCGTGCTCGGCCCTCAGGTGACGGAGAGGTATCCGGAGCTGCTCGACGCCGCGCGGGACTTCCTCGACCGCCACCCGAGCGTCTCGTCGGTGCTGTCGCAGGGCCGGACCGGCGGCACCCGGGGCAACCGCCTGCTGGCGCTCTTCGACGAGCCACGACTGCGCCGCATCCTGACCCGGCTGCTCGACGAGGACGAGTTCCTCAGCCCGTACGGGCTGCGCTCCCTCTCGCGCCACCATGCCGATCGGCCGTACGAGCTCGAGGTGGACGGCCGCCGGTACGAGGTGTCGTACCTGCCGGCGGAGTCGCACAGCGGCATGTTCGGCGGCAACTCCAACTGGCGCGGCCCGATCTGGTTCCCGATGAACGCGCTGATGATCCGGGCGCTGCTCAACCTCTACGTCTGCTACGGCGACGAGTTCACCGTCGAGTGCCCCACCGGCTCGGGGACGCGGATGACGCTGTTCGAGGTGGCCCGGGAGATCTCCGACCGGCTGATGCGGATCTTCCTGCCGGACGCCGACGGGCGCCGCCCCTGCTACGGCGGCCAGACGATCTTCGCCGAGGACGAGCACTGGCGTGAGCTGGTGACGTTCTCCGAGTACTTCCACGGCGACAACGGGGCCGGTCTGGGCGCGAGCCATCAGACCGGCTGGACCGGGCTCGTCGCGGTGCTGCCCCACATGTTCGCCGGCCTGACGGGCGAGGACCTGCTCGAACGCGGCCTGATCGGCGCCCGGCGCGAGCGGTCCGGGAGGGACACGCAATGA
- a CDS encoding SulP family inorganic anion transporter: protein MTVPGATGALGRWVPGVQVVSTYRRGWLPKDLVAGLVLSTLLVPQGMAYAELAGLPPITGLYTTVLGLLGYALFGASRILVVGPDSSLGPMIAAVLIPIVGSGGDPVVAMGLASMLALLVGLTMTVAGIAKLGFVADLLSKPTQIGYMNGLALTILVGQLPKLCGFSVDGTGLIDELSGFLGGLAAGDVVPAALGVGLFTLAVIVALQRWLPKVPAVLVAVVGAIAATWLLDLGERGVKLVGPLPEGLPPFTLPHATWSQLALLLVGAVGITVVSLTDTVSTASSFAARTGQEVRADQEMKGVGAANIAASFFQGFPVSTSGSRTAVAEQSGARTQVTGVMGAAVILVMLVLTPGLLRDLPQPALGAVVIAASLSLADVPGTLGLWRRRHTEFSVSIAAFLGVAVFGVLPGIGIAVGLSVLNVFRRVWWPYQTVLGRARGVPGYHDVHSYPDAERLPGLVMYRFDAPLIFANARVFRDQIRRLARTEPAPRWIVLAAEPVTDVDTTAADMLEALDRELDARGVSLVLAELKDPVRRKIDRYGLTGPLDPAHFFPTLDDAVAAYRTRTGADWAAPVPSPGRDDSGE, encoded by the coding sequence ATGACCGTGCCCGGCGCCACCGGCGCGCTGGGCCGCTGGGTTCCCGGCGTGCAGGTCGTGTCGACCTACCGCCGGGGCTGGCTGCCCAAGGACCTCGTCGCCGGCCTGGTCCTGTCGACCCTGCTGGTGCCGCAGGGCATGGCGTACGCCGAACTCGCCGGTCTCCCGCCGATCACCGGCCTCTACACCACGGTGCTCGGCCTGCTCGGCTACGCCCTGTTCGGCGCCTCGCGGATCCTCGTGGTCGGGCCCGACTCCTCGCTCGGCCCGATGATCGCCGCGGTGCTCATCCCGATCGTCGGCTCCGGCGGCGACCCGGTCGTGGCCATGGGACTCGCGTCGATGCTCGCGCTGCTGGTCGGCCTCACCATGACCGTGGCCGGGATCGCGAAACTGGGCTTCGTCGCGGACCTGCTCTCCAAGCCGACGCAGATCGGCTACATGAACGGCCTCGCGCTGACCATTCTGGTGGGACAGCTCCCGAAGCTGTGCGGGTTCTCCGTCGACGGCACCGGCCTGATCGACGAGCTGTCCGGCTTCCTCGGTGGGCTGGCCGCGGGCGACGTCGTGCCGGCCGCCCTCGGGGTGGGCCTGTTCACCCTGGCCGTCATCGTGGCCCTGCAACGCTGGCTGCCCAAGGTCCCGGCGGTGCTGGTCGCGGTCGTCGGTGCGATCGCCGCCACCTGGCTGCTGGACCTCGGCGAGCGGGGCGTGAAGCTCGTCGGGCCGCTGCCGGAGGGCCTTCCGCCGTTCACCCTGCCCCACGCGACCTGGTCGCAGCTCGCGCTGCTGCTGGTCGGCGCGGTCGGCATCACGGTCGTGTCCCTGACCGACACCGTCTCGACCGCGTCCTCCTTCGCCGCCCGCACCGGCCAGGAGGTCCGGGCCGACCAGGAGATGAAGGGCGTCGGCGCGGCCAATATCGCGGCCTCCTTCTTCCAGGGCTTCCCGGTCAGCACCAGCGGGTCCCGCACCGCCGTCGCCGAGCAGTCCGGCGCCCGTACGCAGGTGACCGGGGTGATGGGAGCGGCCGTCATCCTGGTGATGCTCGTCCTGACGCCGGGGCTGTTGCGGGATCTGCCGCAGCCCGCGCTCGGCGCCGTGGTGATCGCCGCGTCACTGTCGCTGGCCGACGTCCCCGGCACCCTCGGGCTGTGGCGCCGGCGCCACACCGAGTTCTCCGTGTCGATCGCGGCGTTCCTGGGCGTGGCGGTGTTCGGCGTCCTGCCCGGCATCGGCATCGCCGTCGGGCTGTCGGTGCTCAACGTCTTCCGCCGGGTGTGGTGGCCGTACCAGACGGTGCTGGGGCGGGCACGGGGAGTGCCGGGTTACCACGACGTGCACTCGTACCCGGACGCCGAACGCCTGCCGGGGCTGGTGATGTACCGCTTCGACGCGCCGCTCATCTTCGCCAACGCCCGGGTGTTCCGCGACCAGATCCGGCGCCTGGCCCGCACGGAACCCGCGCCGCGCTGGATCGTGCTGGCCGCGGAGCCGGTCACGGACGTCGATACCACGGCCGCGGACATGCTCGAAGCGCTCGACCGCGAGCTCGACGCCCGCGGGGTGTCGCTGGTGCTGGCGGAGCTGAAGGACCCCGTACGGCGCAAGATCGATCGTTACGGCCTGACCGGCCCCCTCGATCCGGCGCACTTCTTCCCCACGCTGGACGACGCGGTGGCGGCCTACCGGACCCGGACCGGCGCCGACTGGGCGGCCCCCGTGCCGTCGCCGGGGCGGGACGACTCCGGCGAGTGA
- a CDS encoding Rv1733c family protein, with the protein MWRKRMPWARVPLRRGTDRVQAWLTLVLVMTMLFAAPWTAWWAARTTYRDVERAVAWERQHRLPATATLVEDASVQDGHGWSATGTVPVRSRWTGPDGTIGSGEVSAPAGARAGSTVPIWLDDHGQVVPQPAPRSAVADATLAAVLAGGAVVTGLGGVRRIVIWRLDRRRLRSWEAEWLVVGPQWTRR; encoded by the coding sequence ATGTGGCGCAAGCGGATGCCATGGGCCCGGGTCCCGCTGCGCCGCGGCACGGACCGGGTGCAGGCCTGGCTGACGCTGGTCCTGGTCATGACGATGCTCTTCGCCGCACCCTGGACGGCCTGGTGGGCGGCGCGCACGACCTATCGCGACGTCGAGCGGGCGGTCGCGTGGGAGCGGCAGCACCGCCTCCCGGCGACGGCCACTCTCGTGGAGGACGCCTCCGTTCAGGACGGCCACGGGTGGTCCGCGACGGGAACCGTCCCGGTGCGGTCCCGGTGGACCGGGCCCGACGGCACGATCGGCTCGGGGGAGGTCTCGGCCCCGGCCGGCGCCCGTGCCGGCAGCACGGTGCCGATCTGGCTCGACGACCACGGCCAGGTCGTTCCCCAGCCCGCGCCGCGCAGTGCCGTGGCGGACGCCACGCTGGCCGCGGTGCTGGCCGGTGGCGCAGTGGTCACCGGCCTCGGCGGCGTGCGCCGCATCGTCATCTGGCGCCTCGACCGCCGCCGGCTGCGCTCGTGGGAGGCGGAGTGGCTGGTCGTCGGCCCGCAGTGGACCCGGCGATGA